The nucleotide sequence GTGAGGACACACATCCCCGCCCATCTTGGCCTCGCCTCCTGAAGTCTGTGGGACACACCCACACCGGGTCAGGACCCTCAGCCATCACATCAGTGGCGAGGGAGGGCGTGGTCAGAGgctcaagccccgccccttcagcTTGGGTTATTTTTGCTGAGTGGGGGCGTTTGTGTCTCAGAGTTTCCGCTGGACCCACTGGAGTTATTTTTAAGAGACACTCGACACCAGCCCTCCCCTGCTCGCCCTCGCTCCCCCCTGCTCTCCCCCGTTCGCCCTCACTCTCCGTTCAATATACCCATCGATCCAGGATTTAACGGACGCGTTCCAAACAAAAACTTTCACACCTGATCGATAGGACGAAATTAAAACTGTCTTCAAACTGGAACTGATtcaaagacttttattttgaaggccgAGATGAGGCTAATCCGAGTTTTTAGGGCTCCGCCCCCACATTAAAGAGGGCGGAGCTTCTTCCTCAGCTGTTATCAAATGTTCTTCTGGTTCCGGACCAGGAGAGCCTGATCCCTGATCGATGATCGATCAGTTGATCAGGTTTGGGGGCGTTCCCACCGGCTGTAAACACTTGTTGATTTGTTTATTGGAGAATAAACAAACATGGGTCAAGTGTCGGACCGAACTCCAGAGGTCCGGTACCCGGTCCCGGTTCTGTCGGCATGTTGGTCAGCAACCAATAGGACGGCAGGATGCTGGTTTGTTTATGTGCTgaaggtaaacaacaacaattattctCGTTTCACTCTCGCTTTAACGTCCTGCTGATTCAGCTTCAGAACCGGGACCGGAGTTGAGTTCTGTCCGGTACCGGTGTAGGTGGGGTTGCTTGTTCATTATTAACGTGACTTTAGGAATAAACGCCAGAAGCGACCGAAACCCCGCCTACCGGCGGCAGCCGGTGGCTTCGTGAAGCCCACCGGTCAAACGAACCGATCCTCCTCCTCAACACGTGCCACCGGGCCGCCGGTGGACGTCTGCTGGACGCTGATTGGCAGTTAATCAGCGGCTCCGGTGGAACGGAGGACGGGCTCAAGGGCAGCGGGGGGTAGAGACTCACCGTCACGCGCGCCGCTCCGCTGAAGGTGACACGCGGGCAGCTCTCCAGCCTCGCGGACAACATGACCCGATGCCGCCCGCCTCCGAGCGCGAGACCATCCCTCTGGCTGCTGCCCGCGAGGCTCCGCCAACTAACGGAACGTGAGACgcgctggctccgccccctcagacTCGacctccacctccctctctctcctctctctctctctctctgtctccatctgtctctctcgATAGTCAACAGTTGACAGTCAATGGGTGAGTCGCTAGTCATCAGATGACAGTCGATAGATGACAGTAGATACATGACAGTCAATAGTCAACAGATGAGTCGATAGTCAATGGATGACAGTTGATAGATGACAGTCGATAGGCGACAATCAATAGTCGAGATAACAGTCGATAGTCAGCAGATGACAGTCGAAAGATGAGTCGACAGTCAATACTCGATAGTTGAGTCGATAGATGATAGTCGATAATAGACGAGTTGATAGATGAGTCAATAGTTGAAGGATTCAGTCAATAGATGATAGTCGATTGATGAGTCGATAGTCAATAGATGACAGTCGATAGATGACAGTCAATAGTTAACAGATGAGTCGCTAGTCAATAAATAAGTCGAGTCAACAGATGGTCAGTAGATGATAGTTGATATTCAATACATGACAGTCAATAGATGAGTCAATACTCAATAGATGTCGATAGTCAATAGTTGGAGTCGATAGTCAATAGATGACAGTCAATAGTCAACAAATGACAGCAGATTGATGATAGTACATAGTCAGCAGATGACAGTTGATAGATGAGTCGATAGACGACAGTCGATAGATGAGACGATAGTTAATAGACAGTCAATAGTTGATTGATAACAGTTGGTCAATAGATGAGATGATTTCCTGCCAATAGCTTCAAGGACTCATCAGTAAAAAATCAATGATAATCTTTCATCTGTAAACAAATTcatgaattgtatttattaaagaaaaacttttgaaCATCAAAACATTTCTTACATTCCAGGAACAGCTGTTGTCAAGACGACTGAGCATCAGGTCGTCCATCATTTCATCATCTAGATTAATCAATGATCAGctatttaaatcacatttccTGGCTGCTGCCTGAAACCATTATCATTACTGATCATCAAAGCATTGATCAACTGATTAAACGTTGAGCAGTAGCGATGGGCGGAGCAAAGTGAGCTGACATGGCGACACATCCTGTACACAgcgcagtgatgtcatcaggttgTGGTGATGTCACTGGAGAGGAAGCTGGAAAGCAAAACCTGAGCTGACTAACTGGACTCTAACTTCTTCTGTGAGGATGTATCGACAAACAACTGAACAGCTGATCAACTAATCAATAGACTGACATCTTCAACTGATCACCTGACCAATCACCACACTCCTTCGTTCAACGGGACTCCTTAAGACATGatgagtgatgacatcatgatgacatcatgtttgATCAACTAAATATAAACAGATACGGTCTTACTGTTTACGTTAatgatgtaaacaaacaatcaaCAGAATAAACATCGGGATCACTTATTGTCCCACtactggaggaaaaacaaacaacacatcaacaacgaaagaagcaaacatgccGACAGTAGACAAAACGAAAATTAAAGGAGAAACAAACATCCGTCGTCCACGGCGACCTGAGACCTCTTAGGGCATGGTCAGGAGGTAGTAGGTGGCCACCGACAGCAGAGCTCCACCCAGTGGGACCAGGATAAAGacacacctcctccaccacGTCCCAGAAGCCCCCTCTTCGTcagcctcctccctcctccctcgtTTCTTACTCCTTCGTCCTCCTCGCTGCTGTCGCTTCACGAaggcctccagctcctcctgaacACAGTCACATGACTCAGGGGCTCTGCCCACAACccccacattcacacacacttgcGTTCATGTCTGCATTAAAAACAGTCACTCCCGCCTCTAGCCCCGCCCCTTAAGCCAATAACTCATTAGCATACGGCTAGCTGTTAGCTAGTGATGTCACACTGACCTGAAGtctcttctgctcctcctcctcagctgctttcagctccgcctccttaagctgaacaaaaaacacacgtgcacacacacagatgttgaATTACACCTGCTTCAAattaacctgtgtgtgtgtgtgtgtgtgttttacctggCTGACTTTCATCTGCTGGTCTCTGCAGGTGTCGTCACACTGGACACTCTGGTCTGACTGGGAACATAAGAACTCCTGCaaaaggtacacacacacattttgtttttactgattaTCTATTGATAAACAAAGAGGAACACCTGAGCCCCCATTGATAAcatcacatttacacacatgtgtgtgtgtgtgtcagagaccTTCTTGATCCTTTTGCAGGGACATCGGAGCTTCACTTTCTGTTGACActtctcctcacacacacctggatgaCACACCTGCTTACAGCGATGACCACAgcagagctacacacacacacacacacacacacacacacacacacacacacacacacacagaatctaAACTGTTACAACAAATATTAAGTCAAATGAAGGACAGTTAAATGGGGGGGTGCAGGAGGGAGAGATGTGAGGGGGAGTGAGGTGTGACTTGCAGCTCTATTTTCTACGTGTTGTCAGACGCGGTGATGCGAGGCTCCTGGCACCACTTGAACAGGCTGATAAGTGTGTCCCATGATGCAGTGGGGCGGGGGCACACATCTCCATACATGGACTCACCTGTCTGGGACACTGGTTGCTGCAGGAGCTCAACATCACCTTGGTCTGTTGGTCAGCTGAGGTCAGCGTCCTGCAGACAGAAGCACAGATCATCTCCTGAACCCGCTGACAGCAGGGACTCCAGCGTCCAATCAGCAGCCACCAGCTGTCCAATCactgatgagcaggaagtgctgGTGTAAAGAAGGCGGACTGACATGCATTCCACGTAGAGCACGGTGATCTTGCAGTGACAGCGCTGACGCATCATTTGGCTGCAGGGGGGGCAGTCGCCAGGGTGACAGGGGCGGGGGCAGGGGTGGGGGCAACCAGGGGAGCGGGGCTTGGAGCAGGCCTCTTCACACACCTCACACTGCAGAAAGAGGTACGAACTGATCATCAATTATATTGATTGGTATGTAGGACACTGGCTGAACCTGACTGACCGTGTTCTCAGTAACTTTTGACTCTGAGGTCTTCACCTTGTCGCCGTCGGAAACCAGGTGACACTCCCTGCTGCAGGTGTGGTTtccacaggtcaaaggtcgtccGCAGGCTCGCTGGCAGGAAAACGGCCCTCGCTGATGACACGGCACCGGGCTGACCTGCTCAGACCAGCAGAGACACCACTGAGCCTCCACCCCCTCTGAAGGTCAACGAGAGACAAGAACCCCAAGAACCCGAAGGacggaagaggaggaggagccagacggacacaggaggaggagccagacGGACGGAGGAGGTGGATGAAAAGAGAACAGCGGGGTGAAGACAGGAAGGAGGGGCTTCAGAGGGGGTGGAACTTACCTCGTGTTCACCAAAGCAggccctgaaacacaaacagtcaCTTGAATGCCCgcctcaccccacccccaaccaaACACTCTGCAGACAATGTGGGCGTGGCCCGTGGGCGGAGACCTACGTGGGGATGGGCACCTGACACGGCGGGCAGGGCAGAGCCTTCTTCACAAACGCTGGTTCGGTCGGCTGCTCCCAGGGGCCGGCGAGCCGCACCTGAaacacagaggtcagaggtcaccggcCCGACAGGAAGCAGGGAGCCCGATGGACCGGCGGCGCCGCCCACCTGCTGGGACCGGACCAGCACCAGGTCGTGGCAGGGCTGGGGGCAGACGTGGCTGCAGCCCGGCAGCGGGAGGCGGCAGGTCTGCCTGCAGGGGGGGCAGGGCCCGGGGTGGCACCGGTGGGGCTCTCTGGTGGGGTGGTGGCACGATGGGGGGCACCTGGAAGACACAGGGGGGCTGTTACCGGCGCCGCCAGCAGGAGGCAGGCTGATGGGGGTCGGCCCCACCCCTTCACCTGCAGGGCTCTTTGCAGCGGGGGGGTTTGGTGGTCCTCTCCCGCCCGCAGGGGACCTCCAGGACGGTGGAGCCACAGGAACAACGGACCTCCACCGACTCGGGACACGGGTAGCAGGCTCCTGTGGACAGGGAGAGACGGGTTCAGCACCAGAGGGCCCCGAGGGCCCCGAGGGCCCACAGGTCCCCTCTCGTGTTTGGAGCGAACGCCCGACTTGCTGTCAGCTGTTATCTGGTCGTGACGCGTTGGCGGCGTCGCCACTCTGTCTGTTTTGAAAGGTCAGAGCAGTCAATCAGCTGACAGACACGCATAAATTATCCTTTGTCTCCCAATCACGGAGCGACAGTCAGGGAGACGTAACTCCCCAGCCTGTTCCGTCGGTTACCATTAGCAGTCATACTACCTCGTTACCTTGGTGACACCCGGATGGACACTTGTGGTTGCGACATCCGAGACTTCGTCCACAGCTCTGGTCACAAGAAGGACAGTTACCAGGGCAACACTGGAACacaaggcatgatgggaaacagTTACCCAGGATTACAGACACGTCAGCTAACCTTTAGCTATCAGGAGCCATCGGTGACATTTAGAGAACGTCCGGACGTCTGCAGCCAGATCAGAGACCACGTGAGCTAGCACCAACATGCTAATTGCTGCTAAACGCTAACAGCATGTAGCTGACTGGATGCTTGTCGAGCTCACACcggagtcacatgaccaggaaaGAACAGTTTGTCTGCTTTAAGTCAAGCCACTACTGAACAGATGATGACGGtgaagatgaaggtgatgataatgatggtggtgataatgatgaaggtgatgataatgatgatgatgatgaaggtgactgaccttcctcctacactggtgtCTCTGGCAGCTCCTGGTTTTTCCACACTTGGACTCACAGACGTATTCTTTGTGACACGGCATCAATTTCCTGTATTTCCCACAGCGACACGCCTTCTCCACCTCCTGACATGCAGGAACagtgtgtgagaatgtgtgtgtgagaatgtgtgtgtgagaatgtgtgtgtgacacacctGCCTACAGGTCTCACAGCTCCCACGGTGACACCTCATGGAACAAGTGTGTTTCTCACAGGACAGACGGCGATCACAGGTGTCCCCACACGGAGACACGTCCTCTGTGCATGGCAGAGAcgactctacacacacacacacacacacacacacaccgagtcaggacaatgtgtgtgtgtgtgtgtgtgtgtgcgcatgtgtgtgtgcgcgcctcACTGGTCTTCCCACAGGGACAGGACCGGCTGATGGAGCGGGGACACGGAGGACAAACTCCATCGTGACACAAAACCTCACAGGTGTGATTCCCACAGGACAGGAGGGCGCCGCACACCTGGAGGGGGAGGatcagggggaggagcctgaaatcagcagcatcatcagggctgcagctgattggacgaggTGTCCAGGTGGGCGTACCTGCTGACAGTTCCACTGAGGACTGGAACAGGGTCGCTCTGTGGCCTcccgaccacacacacacctctggacGCTGACTCGGGGACACGGAGAGCactctgagacacacacacacacacacacacacacacacacacacacacacacacacattacaggcGGCCTCCAATCACTCTGCTGTGTGATTGGACCTCAGGGGTACCTTTGTGACAGGGGTGTGTACACGTGTGCTGCTTGCAACTCAGCAGCTTCCCACACTGCTGCTGACAGGACCACGCCtatgggaacacacacacacacacacacacacacacacacacacacacacacacacacacacacacacacacacacacacacacacacacacacacacacacacacacacacacaaacacaccagttgTTTATGAAGCTTTTCCATCAGACAGTATTTGAATGTAAATTCAGTGTACCTTGTTGCTACAGCGACGGGGGAGGGGCTTAGCTTTGCCACACATGCAGGAAACAGCGACCATCTTTGGGCATGGAGGACAGGGACCTGAAAGACGAGGAGAACCGATAGGTGAGCAGCATTCTGGACCAGGACCATTGGCGACACgtgaggtgggcggggccgttACCGGGGTGACACAGGAGCAGACAGGTGTGTCCACAGGTGGGCTTCAGCTCCTTCTCACACACAGAGCCGCAGGAGTGAGGGGTCAGCCAGGGGTCAGCAGGAGGGTCCTGCAGCTTCCCACAGAAACACAggtacctgaacgcaacacagaaacacagctgATACACTTCGGTAGGGGGTGAAGTCAGGTGACCCCCCTGCAGCACCTGGGCTCATACGTACCTGTTTGGTGTGGCAGTGGGTGGGTACTCGGCTCGACATTTGGGACTGTGGAGATAAATGGGCAGAGTTGAATTGACAGcttgcagctgattggctgatgaaaACAAGCGTGTGCGTCTTCCTCACCACGGCCACGGGTGCTGCTTCTGACCGAAGTCTTCATCGGTGGCGGACGCCACCAGAAAGGCGGAGTCTCTGGCCCACTTCTGGATGCAGGGCAGGTGGAAGAGGGAGAAGCAAGCACAGCAGCTCCATACCTAGAGGATGATTGGCTCGTTCAGTTACAAGACATCCACACAGGTAAAAATGGCCGCCGCCGGCGACTCACCGCCTGCGTCCTCTTGGCTGAGGCGATGCAGATCAGACAGGTGAGCGCGCCGGACTGGAAGAGCTCACTGACATACCGCCCCGTCTTCGCCAGACCCGTGACATCACCACCTGCAGACAGACACGCCCCCCAGGAGCAGGTGAGCGCTGTTCTTCTGAGGTTGAAAGGTGATgcttgttgctatggtaacagtAGACTCACCAGTCTGATCGGCGTAGGAGGTGAAGGTAGACGCCAGGATCTTTCCCCGCTTCCCGTCGCCGTGGTTTGAagcctcatcttcatcatcctcgtcTTCGTCGGAGGAGGAACTCACCTGACTCTCCACCAATCTCTGAGCAGCAGCCTGGTTGGACTTCCTGATCTCGTCGAACTTGGATTGGATGGACGCAGCGGTCAGTTCGCCAGCTCCGCCCACACCGCGCTGAGGGTCAGACGTGCTCCCCCCTCGTCCCTTCTGCAGAGGTCGCGACCTTTCCACCTGaccccggccccgccccctgccctgCTGTCGCCATGCTGGCTCCATGGCAACCAACTCAGAGGACCTGCAGGTGTGgacaggggaggaagaggaggaagaagaggaggaggaggctgcagtcttttatttctgctgttCTATTCTATCCCACCGGCTGCTGTTTGGTGATTAGCAGCTGATCAATAACTCTGATCACTGATAACGGACAGACTGGGGTGTTTCCAGTACCGGACAGACCGGGGTTAGGAGCTGCGGGTCCGGGACTCGAACTCTGACCTGTCAGGCTGCTGCTAGCCGGTTAGCTCAAGAGGGACAACTCTCTGCTGAGGTTCAAACCGGCTGCACGCGACCCAAACCCGTCACCGGCAGAAACATGACGTCCTACTACGTCACGGCCGTCCGTCCGAGTTTCCGTAGAGACGGTTTAAATCGCGACAAAAGGGGGAAGAATAGTTTTTAGCTCCAGCTAAACTCACCTCAGATGCCACGGAGCGGCGTCCTGCAGCTCCTTGACATGCGCGGGGAGCCCGCTGGTATTTGTAGTTCCATAACGCGATGAGTCTCTCTGAAGGGAGTGTAGGACAACTACAAGTCCTACAATGCCCAGAGACACGCCCTCTGTGCAACGTGTCACCACAGCGGCTGAATACGGGAAAAAATTACGGattgaaaaatgaatcaaaaatagctcgaaataaataatgaataaaaaatgaattaaagcaGCTAACGCCTAGCTCTAGAGTCAGAAATAATTAATATTGGTAtaagtattgttattattagtattattattattattattattattattattattattattattatgagcaGGATCATGctgattattatttctattattttatttttactgttgttattgtattatattattagtattgttgttgtattatattattattattattgttgttgttgctgttatcattattaatttagtatactttaataatccccgaagggaaatgaAGAGCACACtctttgaacaaacacatgcacatatatgtTAGTATGCACAtgcaggcccctgtaacacacacaaacacacacaagggggcctgtaggcatgcaggaggaggtagagtggcgggcagctcctacatggtgcgccccaaatgaacAACTTTGTAAGGGGGGACGGCGCTTCGcccaagggcgcctcgctcaatcgaaccgccgatctttggaacattggacgacccgctgtaCTGCTCCGATactttaccactgagcaactgccgcccctattattattgttggtttttttgttgctgttgttattgttattgttattgctgttgttgttattgttactaGCTGGGACTGAGATTTTTCTTAAAAAGTGGATTTTAATGCACAAGGTTTAAATTTACAGTGTGAAAAGTtgtaatgatgaaataaaaaagtcaaCATTTTTCTGATTCTCTGGTGGAACAATAACGAGGCAGTTCTGTTTTCTGTACAAAACGTCTTTATTTGAGTTGCAATTCCTGTTTCCCGGTGTTCTCTAATGCAGCACTAAGTAAAGtccatgaaaatgaaaaccacCATTTTTAATCCTGAGACTATGAATGCCTGTGAACTCGTAACTCGCCTCCTCCGCCGATGCTGGGGATCCGCCTGTCGTCGTGTAGAgatgctgtgacatcatcatcacgcCGTAAACTGGGCGTCGAGCAGGTTCTCTCCTGGTTAGCGAGCTAAGGCGGCTTGGGCTACATGAGCGGAACGAAGAGAAACTACCTCTAAAACCACCCCAGCCTCGCCCCTTTGTTTCCGCCCtacttcttctcttcttctttggttcTCCCAGGTGTTTCAGGGGGCGGAGCATCACCTGGTTGGTCCGTTGAGGGAGGAGGAATCAGTTTCCTCTCCAGCCTGGTGACCCGGTGCTTCAGCTTGCTGTGGGTGGCCTCGTGCTCTGCCAGCAGCCTAGCGTATCGTGTCTGCAGAGCATCCAGCGTTCCCGTCATGCGCTccaccttctcctccatctctttggGGTCGGGCCCCTGTGCTGCCACCTATAGGACCCACGTGGTACTTTAGAACCAATCACCAGCTGTTGGCTTCCACAccagatcacatgacctcacctCCAGGTCCAGCAACCCGTCTTTCATCAGAATCTGTCTGcccttctcctccagcagagcCTTGGCATCTGGGTACTCCTTCAGCGCCTCCATCAGGTCGTCTTTGGAGAGGCAGAAGAGGTCGGAGTAGCCGATGCTCCGGATGTTGGCTGTCCTCCTGTTGCCCGCCTTACTGCCTGGTGGacgacagaaacaggaagtactcaccatccatccatccatccatttggcTGTAGATCCACTGGTGGATCCAGGGCCACCGAGAACACCACTGATGCCCCACCAAACACCTGTCTATCTCCACAAGGACCTCCTAGAGACTAGGAGCTGCCACACCTTCAGAGAACTTCTCAGTCCG is from Antennarius striatus isolate MH-2024 chromosome 23, ASM4005453v1, whole genome shotgun sequence and encodes:
- the nfxl1 gene encoding NF-X1-type zinc finger protein NFXL1: MEPAWRQQGRGRGRGQVERSRPLQKGRGGSTSDPQRGVGGAGELTAASIQSKFDEIRKSNQAAAQRLVESQVSSSSDEDEDDEDEASNHGDGKRGKILASTFTSYADQTGGDVTGLAKTGRYVSELFQSGALTCLICIASAKRTQAVWSCCACFSLFHLPCIQKWARDSAFLVASATDEDFGQKQHPWPCPKCRAEYPPTATPNRYLCFCGKLQDPPADPWLTPHSCGSVCEKELKPTCGHTCLLLCHPGPCPPCPKMVAVSCMCGKAKPLPRRCSNKAWSCQQQCGKLLSCKQHTCTHPCHKECSPCPRVSVQRCVCGREATERPCSSPQWNCQQVCGALLSCGNHTCEVLCHDGVCPPCPRSISRSCPCGKTKSSLPCTEDVSPCGDTCDRRLSCEKHTCSMRCHRGSCETCRQEVEKACRCGKYRKLMPCHKEYVCESKCGKTRSCQRHQCRRKCCPGNCPSCDQSCGRSLGCRNHKCPSGCHQGACYPCPESVEVRCSCGSTVLEVPCGRERTTKPPRCKEPCRCPPSCHHPTREPHRCHPGPCPPCRQTCRLPLPGCSHVCPQPCHDLVLVRSQQVRLAGPWEQPTEPAFVKKALPCPPCQVPIPTACFGEHEVSPVPCHQRGPFSCQRACGRPLTCGNHTCSRECHLVSDGDKVKTSESKVTENTCEVCEEACSKPRSPGCPHPCPRPCHPGDCPPCSQMMRQRCHCKITVLYVECMTLTSADQQTKVMLSSCSNQCPRQLCCGHRCKQVCHPGVCEEKCQQKVKLRCPCKRIKKEFLCSQSDQSVQCDDTCRDQQMKVSQLKEAELKAAEEEEQKRLQEELEAFVKRQQRGGRRSKKRGRREEADEEGASGTWWRRCVFILVPLGGALLSVATYYLLTMP